In Mammaliicoccus sp. Marseille-Q6498, the genomic stretch TGATCTTTATTGACACACCAGGTATCCATAAGCCTAAACATGCGTTAGGTGATTACATGATGAAAATCGCAACAAACACTTTAAAAGAAGTCGATTTAATTATGTTTATGGTTAATGTGGATGAAAGTATTGGTAAAGGTGATGAATATATCATTGAATTACTTAAACAAACGAAGACACCAGTTTTTTTAGTTTTAAATAAAATTGACTTAATTCATCCAGACCAATTGTTAGTAGAAATTGAAAAATATCAAAAAACAATGGAATTCGCTGAAATCGTACCAATTTCAGCATTAGAAGGTTTAAATATTGAAACGTTATTAGAACAATTCAAGAAATATTTAGACGAAGGACCAATGTATTATCCGAAAGATCAAATATCAGATCATCCAGAACAATTCGTAGTTGCTGAACTGATTAGAGAAAAAGCATTACACTTAACAAATCAAGAAATTCCTCATGCTATCGGTGTAAGTGTCGATAAAATGACGAAAGCTGAAAATGAAAAAGTTCATGTCGAAGCAACTATTTACGTTGAGCGTGATTCACAAAAAGGTATCGTCATTGGTAAAGGCGGTAAAATGCTGAAACAAATTGGACAACGTGCCCGTCGTGACATAGAAATGTTACTCGGTTCAAAAGTATATTTAGATTTATGGGTTAAAGTACAAAAAGATTGGCGTAATAAACCTAATTTCATTAAGCAAATGGGTTATCGAGAAGATGAGTAATAAATAGATTGGAGGCGATGATGAAATGCTCTATAAACAAGAAGGTTTTGTCATTCGCTCTGTAGATTATGGTGAAAATAATAAAATTATTACAATTTTAAACGAACATGGACATAAAGTTCCATTAATGGCACGAGGTGCTAAAAAAACAAGTCATCCTTTACAAGGGGCAACACAACCTTTTGTACATGGCTTGTTTATTTTTTCAAAATTTAAAGGTATGGGGACATTATCGTCAGCTGATATTATAAATAGTCATAGAATGATGCAAAGCGATATTTTCAAAAGTGCATACGGCGCATATTGCATTGAAATAGTAGATAAAGCAATTGAAGAAGAAGAACATGATGCATTTTTTTATGATTTATTATTAGGTGTATTTCAAGCTGTAGAAAAAGGTGTCGATGCAGATACAATGAGTATGATTGTCGCATTGAAATGTATGCCGAAATATGGATATGAGCCAAGATTTAATGCATGTGTCATTACAGGTGATATGGATCAAAAACAATTGAATGCGTATAGCTTTAAATATAATGGTCCACTTAGCAATCAAGCACTTTCTAACGATGAACATGCCTTTAGAATATCAAACAGAGCATTATACTTTATGAATTTAATGTATCAATTACCTATACAACA encodes the following:
- the era gene encoding GTPase Era; amino-acid sequence: MNEFKSGFISIIGRPNVGKSTFMNKVIGHKVAIMSDKAQTTRNKVQGVLTTDDSQMIFIDTPGIHKPKHALGDYMMKIATNTLKEVDLIMFMVNVDESIGKGDEYIIELLKQTKTPVFLVLNKIDLIHPDQLLVEIEKYQKTMEFAEIVPISALEGLNIETLLEQFKKYLDEGPMYYPKDQISDHPEQFVVAELIREKALHLTNQEIPHAIGVSVDKMTKAENEKVHVEATIYVERDSQKGIVIGKGGKMLKQIGQRARRDIEMLLGSKVYLDLWVKVQKDWRNKPNFIKQMGYREDE
- the recO gene encoding DNA repair protein RecO, with product MLYKQEGFVIRSVDYGENNKIITILNEHGHKVPLMARGAKKTSHPLQGATQPFVHGLFIFSKFKGMGTLSSADIINSHRMMQSDIFKSAYGAYCIEIVDKAIEEEEHDAFFYDLLLGVFQAVEKGVDADTMSMIVALKCMPKYGYEPRFNACVITGDMDQKQLNAYSFKYNGPLSNQALSNDEHAFRISNRALYFMNLMYQLPIQHLNSFKINDQTKKEIQNLIDNMYDEYVGVVFRTKKLIKQLENLKI